Proteins encoded within one genomic window of Flavobacterium oreochromis:
- a CDS encoding TubC N-terminal docking domain-related protein, translating into MNQLLEKLNSLDIKIGLKGENLDIQAPKGVITTEILEEIRGKKVELINFLKDFNVKPIITKVAENEFYPLSSTQKECGYYIK; encoded by the coding sequence ATGAATCAGTTATTAGAAAAATTAAATTCTCTTGATATAAAAATCGGGCTTAAAGGAGAGAATCTTGATATACAAGCACCTAAAGGAGTTATTACTACCGAAATTTTAGAAGAAATTAGAGGTAAAAAGGTTGAATTAATTAACTTTTTGAAGGATTTTAATGTAAAACCTATAATTACTAAAGTAGCAGAAAATGAGTTTTATCCGCTTTCTTCCACACAAAAAGAATGTGGTTACTACATCAAATGA